Proteins from a genomic interval of Lolium perenne isolate Kyuss_39 chromosome 1, Kyuss_2.0, whole genome shotgun sequence:
- the LOC127299771 gene encoding large ribosomal subunit protein uL14, with protein MSKRGRGGSAGNKFRMSLGLPVAATINCADNTGAKNLYIISVKGIKGRLNRLPSACVGDMVMATVKKGKPDLRKKVMPAVVVRQRKPWRRKDGVFMYFEDNAGVIVNPKGEMKGSAITGPIGKECADLWPRIASAANAIV; from the exons ATGTCGAAGCGAG GGAGGGGAGGGTCGGCCGGAAACAAGTTCCGGATGTCGCTGGGTCTGCCGGTGGCAGCGACGATAAACTGCGCGGACAACACTGGCGCCAAGAACCTCTACATCATCTCCGTGAAGGGCATCAAGGGCAGGCTCAACCGGCTGCCGTCGGCCTGCGTTGGCGACATGGTCATGGCCACCGTCAAGAAGGGCAAGCCCGATCTCAGGAAGAAGGTCATGCCGGCGGTCGTCGTGCGCCAGCGCAAGCCATGGCGCCGAAAGGACGGTGTCTTCATGTACTTCGAAG ATAATGCTGGGGTGATTGTGAATCCTAAGGGTGAGATGAAAG GATCTGCTATTACTGGGCCAATCGGTAAGGAGTGTGCTGACCTCTGGCCTAGGATCGCTAGTGCTGCAAATGCCATTGTCTGA